One region of Primulina tabacum isolate GXHZ01 chromosome 17, ASM2559414v2, whole genome shotgun sequence genomic DNA includes:
- the LOC142531136 gene encoding caffeic acid 3-O-methyltransferase 2-like, producing MNTKIEDAQGDEASFLFAMQLASASVLPNVLKVALELDLLELMKNKGPDAFISPRELSAKIPTNNPEAQNMVDRILRLLASYSILNCRVKTLPDDGVERLYSLAPVCKFYTKNDDGVSLAPLLIMNQDRVQLDIWYHVKDAILEERVPFEKVYKMSTFEYNGTDSRFNKVFNRAMSNSSTILMKRIVDTYEGFKGLGTLVDVGGGIGDSLHMILSKHPTIKAINFDLPHVIRDASSYAGMEHIGGDMFVSVPKGDAIIMKWILHDWSDTHCLKILKRCHEALPNNGKIIVLERILSENPGEDFICNLQIDLIMLSYSPGGKERTKNEFHALAKQAGFKESRTVCCVLPLWVMEFYK from the exons ATGAATACAAAAATTGAAGATGCACAAGGGGACGAGGCTTCTTTCTTATTCGCCATGCAACTAGCCTCTGCTTCAGTGCTGCCTAATGTCCTCAAAGTGGCGCTGGAGCTCGACCTCCTTGAACTCATGAAGAATAAGGGGCCCGACGCCTTTATTTCACCTAGAGAACTTTCCGCGAAAATTCCCACCAACAATCCAGAGGCGCAGAACATGGTGGACCGAATCCTCCGACTGCTCGCGAGCTATTCTATTTTAAATTGTCGGGTGAAAACCCTGCCTGATGACGGCGTTGAGCGGTTGTATTCCTTGGCTCCGGTCTGCAAGTTCTATACCAAGAATGATGATGGAGTTTCTCTAGCCCCTTTGTTGATCATGAACCAAGACAGGGTTCAGTTGGATATTTG GTACCACGTGAAAGATGCAATTCTCGAGGAGAGAGTTCCTTTTGAAAAAGTATATAAAATGAGCACATTCGAGTATAACGGCACAGATTCTAGATTTAACAAGGTTTTTAATAGAGCAATGTCCAATTCTTCTacaattttgatgaaaagaattgTAGATACCTATGAGGGATTCAAGGGTCTGGGAACTTTGGTCGATGTTGGAGGTGGAATCGGTGATTCCCTGCACATGATTCTATCCAAGCATCCAACTATAAAGGCTATTAATTTTGATTTGCCCCATGTTATTCGAGACGCATCATCTTATGCAG GCATGGAGCACATAGGTGGAGACATGTTCGTTAGTGTTCCGAAAGGCGATGCCATTATCATGAAG TGGATTCTTCACGACTGGAGTGATACACATTGCTTAAAAATACTGAAGAGATGCCATGAAGCACTTCCAAATAACggaaaaataattgttttggaGCGTATCCTTTCGGAGAACCCAGGAGAAGATTTTATATGTAATTTACAAATTGACCTGATTATGCTATCGTATAGTCCCGGTGGGAAGGAGAGGACAAAAAATGAATTTCATGCATTGGCAAAGCAAGCAGGATTCAAAGAATCTCGAACAGTTTGTTGTGTTCTCCCACTCTGGGTCATGgagttttataaataa